Proteins encoded by one window of Ovis canadensis isolate MfBH-ARS-UI-01 breed Bighorn chromosome 14, ARS-UI_OviCan_v2, whole genome shotgun sequence:
- the LOC138418333 gene encoding zinc finger protein 256-like, protein MAAAAALGDPPQGGVTFEDIALSFSWKEWKLLDAAQRRLYHDVMLENYALISSLGFWSGEEKVETSFAQSVSVAVSQARTSKEASSSQKTHPCEVCGPVLRGIFHLAEQQGTQHSKKLLKCKACAKGFSFSTDLQQHQEQHKQEKPPIINVDRPSFVESSNFLVSGEPLTSKEVGDDFRSTSEHLKQQASHTGEKPNTVTRCMETLQSKKSHCTRGECKKAFGPKQTLVQDHSACPERQRFVCSKCGKKFKYKSSFIVHQKAHTGDRLYECGDCGKSFRGSSALIQHRRIHTGARQYKCSKCGKSFSQEFVLIYPQRSSNGENCHVCYHCAQSSGQSSIFIQQRTVHTGEISYKCTECRKSFKRKSDVIEHWRVHTGERPYECNECGKSFTSSSALHYHQRVHTGEKTHKCGECGKSFTSSSGLRYHQRIHTGERPYECIDCGKSFTQINHLIIHRRIHTGERPYECSECGKSFSHKSYLSQHQRVHTGERPFECNECGKSFTSGSALCYHQRVHTGEKPYECSDCGKSFTNGPILIRHRRVHTGERPYECSECGKSFTQRNHLNIHQRVHTGERPYECSECGKSFTSGSALRYHQKIHIGDRPYECSECEKSFTSNSALRCHQRVHTGERPFDCRECGKSFRDSSQLNQHQRVHTGEKPYECTDCGRSFSQNSYLSKHRRVHTGERPYECSECEKSFTSVSALGYHQRVHTGERPYKCSDCGKSFTNSSILVRHRRVHTGERPHECSDCGKSFTQRIHLIIHRRVHTGERPYECSECGKSFTSRSTLHYHQRVHTGEKPYDCLKCGKSFSRKSNLSQHQRIHSGKRP, encoded by the exons atggcggcggcggcggcgctgggGGACCCGCCTCAG GGTGGTGTGACCTTTGAGGACATTGCCCTGTCCTTTAGCTGGAAGGAATGGAAGCTCCTTGATGCAGCTCAGAGACGCCTGTACCatgatgtgatgctggagaactatGCACTTATATCCTCACTGG GCTTCTGGAGTGGAGAGGAGAAAGTTGAGACTTCCTTTGCACAGAGTGTTTCTGTGGCAGTGTCACAGGCCAGGACTTCCAAGGAAGCTTCATCTTCTCAGAAGACTCACCCCTGTGAAGTGTGTGGTCCAGTCTTGAGAGGCATTTTCCATTTGGCTGAGCAGCAGGGAACACAACACAGCAAGAAATTACTGAAGTGCAAGGCATGTGCAAAAGGATTTTCTTTCAGTACAGACCTTCAGCAGCACCAGGAGCAGCACAAGCAAGAAAAACCACCCATAATCAATGTGGACAGGCCTTCATTTGTGGAGAGCTCCAATTTCCTTGTGTCAGGAGAGCCTTTAACCAGCAAGGAGGTTGGGGATGACTTCCGAAGCACCTCAGAACATCTGAAGCAACAGGCCAGTCACACTGGGGAGAAGCCAAATACAGTCACCCGCTGCATGGAAACTTTACAAAGCAAGAAAAGTCATTGTACCAGGGGAGAATGCAAGAAAGCCTTCGGCCCCAAACAAACACTTGTTCAGGACCACAGTGCCTGCCCTGAAAGACAACGTTTTGTGTGCAGTAAATGTGGGAAAAAGTTCAAGTATAAATCCTCATTTATTGTGCACCAGAAAGCCCACACTGGTGACAGGCTTTATGAGTGTGGTGACTGTGGGAAATCTTTCAGAGGAAGCTCAGCCCTCATTCAACATCGAAGAATTCATACTGGGGCAAGGCAGTACAAGTGCAGCAAATGTGGGAAATCCTTTAGCCAAGAATTTGTCCTCATTTATCCTCAGAGGAGTAGCAATGGAGAAAATTGCCATGTATGCTATCATTGTGCACAGTCTTCTGGCCAGAGCTCCATCTTTATTCAACAACGGACAGTTCACACTGGAGAAATCAGTTATAAATGCACTGAGTGCAGGAAGTCCTTTAAACGGAAATCTGATGTAATTGAACACTGGAGGGTTCATACAGGAGAAAGGCCTTACGAGTGCaatgaatgtgggaaatcttttaCTTCTAGCTCTGCCCTCCATtatcatcagagagttcacactggagaaaagacTCATAAATGTGGGGAATGTGGGAAGTCTTTTACCTCTAGCTCTGGCCTGCGTtatcatcagagaattcacaccGGAGAAAGGCCATATGAGTGTATTGATTGTGGGAAGTCTTTTACCCAAATAAATCACCTCATTATACATCGAAGAATTCACACAGGAGAAAGGCCTTatgagtgcagtgaatgtgggaaatcctTTAGCCATAAATCTTACCTGTCTCAACACCAGagagttcacactggagaaaggccttttgaatgtaatgaatgtgggaaatcttttaCATCTGGTTCTGCCCTCTGTtatcatcagagagttcacacagGAGAAAAACCTTATGAGTGCAGTGACTGTGGGAAATCCTTTACCAATGGACCAATACTCATTCGACACCGTAGAGTTCACACAGGAGAAAGGCCTTATGAGTGCAGTGAGTGTGGAAAATCCTTTACCCAAAGAAATCATCTCAACATACACCAGAGAGTTCACACAGGAGAGAGGCCTTatgagtgcagtgaatgtggaAAATCTTTTACCTCTGGCTCTGCCCTTCGTTATCATCAGAAAATTCACATTGGAGATAGGCCTTATGAGTGCAGTGAATGTGAGAAGTCTTTCACCTCTAACTCTGCCCTCCGTTgtcatcagagagttcacacagGAGAAAGGCCTTTTGACTGCCgtgaatgtgggaaatcttttaGGGATAGTTCCCAGTTGAATCAACACCAGAGGgttcacactggagaaaagccttatGAGTGTACGGATTGTGGGAGATCCTTTAGCCAGAATTCGTACCTCTCTAAACACCGAagagttcacactggagaaaggcCTTATGAGTGCAGTGAATGTGAGAAGTCTTTTACTTCTGTCTCTGCCCTTGGCtatcatcagagagttcacactgGAGAGCGGCCTTATAAGTGCAGTGACTGTGGGAAATCTTTTACCAATAGCTCGATACTCGTTCGACATCGGAGAGTTCACACAGGAGAAAGGCCTCATGAATGTAGTGACTGTGGGAAGTCCTTTACCCAAAGAATTCACCTCATCATTCACCGGAGAGTTCACACAGGAGAAAGGCCTTAtgaatgcagtgaatgtgggaagtCTTTCACCTCTCGTTCCACCCTTCATtatcatcagagagttcacacagGAGAAAAGCCGTATGACTGCCTCAAATGTGGGAAGTCTTTTAGCCGGAAATCTAacctctctcagcatcagagaaTTCACAGTGGAAAAAGGCCTTAG
- the LOC138418336 gene encoding zinc finger protein 551-like, whose amino-acid sequence METLQSKKSHCTRGECKKAFGPKHTLVQDHSACPERQCFVCSKCGKKFKYKPSFIVHQKAHTGDRLYECGDCGKSFRGSSAPIQHRRIHTGARQYKCSKCGKSFSQECVLIYPQRSSNAENCHVCYHCAQSSGQSSIFIQQRTVHTEEISYKCTECRKSFKRKSDVIEHWRVHTGERPYECNECGKSFTSSSALHYHQRVHTGEKTHKCGECGKSFTSSSGLRYHQRIHTGERPYECIDCGKSFTQINHLIVHRRIHTGERPYECSECGKSFTQRIHLNVHQRVHTGEKPYECSECGKSFRQNVFLLQHQRVHTGERPYTCNQCEKSFRYISNLTTHQRVHTGEKPYKCSECGKLFNQSSNLITHRRIHTRKRPYNLGNLLSSLPTTPVS is encoded by the coding sequence ATGGAAACTTTACAAAGCAAGAAAAGTCATTGTACCAGGGGAGAATGCAAGAAAGCCTTCGGCCCCAAACACACACTTGTTCAGGACCACAGTGCCTGCCCTGAAAGACAGTGTTTTGTGTGCAGTAAATGTGGGAAAAAATTCAAGTATAAACCCTCATTTATTGTGCATCAGAAAGCCCACACTGGTGACAGGCTTTATGAGTGTGGTGACTGTGGAAAATCTTTCAGGGGAAGCTCAGCCCCCATTCAGCATCGAAGAATTCATACTGGGGCAAGGCAGTACAAGTGCAGCAAATGTGGGAAATCCTTTAGCCAAGAATGTGTCCTCATTTATCCTCAGAGGAGTAGCAATGCAGAAAATTGCCATGTGTGCTATCATTGTGCACAGTCTTCTGGCCAGAGCTCCATCTTTATTCAGCAACGGACAGTTCACACTGAAGAAATCAGTTATAAATGCACTGAGTGCAGGAAGTCCTTTAAACGGAAATCTGATGTAATTGAACACTGGAGGGTTCATACAGGAGAAAGGCCTTACGAGTGCaatgaatgtgggaaatcttttaCTTCTAGCTCTGCCCTCCATtatcatcagagagttcacactggagaaaagacTCATAAATGTGGGGAATGTGGGAAGTCTTTTACCTCTAGCTCTGGCCTGCGTtatcatcagagaattcacaccGGAGAAAGGCCATATGAGTGTATTGATTGTGGGAAGTCTTTTACCCAAATAAATCACCTGATTGTGCATCGAAGAATTCACACAGGTGAAAGGCCTTATGAGTGCAGTGAGTGTGGGAAATCCTTTACCCAAAGAATTCATCTCAACGTACACCAGAGAGTTCACACAGGAGAGAAGCCTTatgagtgcagtgaatgtgggaaatcaTTTCGCCAAAATGTTTTCCTCCTtcaacatcagagagttcacactggagaaaggcCTTACACGTGCAATCAGTGTGAGAAGTCCTTTAGATACATATCCAACCTCACTACTCATCAGAGAGTGCATACTGGAGAAAAGCCTTATaaatgcagtgaatgtgggaaattGTTTAACCAAAGCTCAAACCTCATCACACATCGGAGAATTCACACTAGGAAAAGGCCTTACAATTTGGGGAATCTGCTGAGTTCTTTACCTACAACTCCAGTCTCTTAA